One genomic window of Ornithorhynchus anatinus isolate Pmale09 chromosome 12, mOrnAna1.pri.v4, whole genome shotgun sequence includes the following:
- the MTUS1 gene encoding microtubule-associated tumor suppressor 1 isoform X3, which produces MLLARSASLSGLHVRLTAKGLLPRNLRGCSAGLWIHPLLGFPPLERSKEKTGGRPGPHLPASPDRPPPDSGPELARIRATSEKQHGTILQLRRLLVSGSRGVEALAVVIQHLLAEREEALKQRKAASQELATLREELVLASTAREQLERDKRDLQTTYEGLIQKLDQHYQADRTELEERLRDFYTAECEKLRTLCIREAENYKEQLQGQVDTLKTSHEAFKQACESSHAEKIDLLREEYETSLSEIKKSHEQERKSLEDSLLERRELLEKQILELQAENEAVGERLKQEEQRRLSREKADQNPQLMYLEQELESLRAVLEIKNEKLHQQDIKLLKMEKLVDHNAALVEKLQRLQQENEELKARMDKHLAFSRQLSTEQAVLQESLEKESKVNKRLSMENEELLWKLHNGDLCSPRRSPPAPRDPSPSSSPR; this is translated from the exons tggagaggagcaaggagaagACCGGAGGCAGGCCGGGCCCCCACCTGCCAGCGTCTCCAGACCGGCCCCCTCCGGACAGCGGCCCTGAGCTGGCCCGGATCAGAGCcacgagtgagaagcagcacggcaccaTCCTGCAGCTGCGGCGCCTCCTGGTCAGCGGTTCCCGCGGGGTCGAGGCATTGGCCGTGGTGATCCAACACCTGCTGGCTGAG CGGGAGGAGGCACTCAAACAGCGCAAAGCCGCTTCGCAGGAACTGGCCACCCTGCGGGAAGAGCTAG TCTTGGCCTCGACCGCCCGAGAGCAGCTGGAGAGGGACAAGCGGGACCTGCAGACGACGTATGAAGGGTTAATTCAGAAGCTGGACCAACACTACCAGGCCGACCGGACCGAGCTGGAGGAGCGGCTCCGGGACTTCTACACCGCCGAGTGCGAGAAGTTGCGGACGCTGTGCATCCGGGAGGCTGAGAATTACAAGGAGCAGCTGCAGGGCCAG GTCGACACCCTGAAGACATCCCACGAGGCCTTCAAGCAGGCGTGCGAGTCCAGCCATGCGGAGAAAATAGACCTGCTGAGGGAGGAATACGAGACGTCGCTCTCGG AAATCAAGAAGAGCCACGAGCAGGAGAGGAAGTCTCTGGAAGACTCCCTACTAGAGAGACGGGAGCTGCTGGAG AAACAGATCCTCGAGCTCCAGGCCGAGAATGAGGCTGTCGGGGAGAGGCTGAAGCAGGAGGAACAGCGGAGGCTCTCCAGGGAGAAAGCAGATCAA AACCCCCAGCTCATGTacctggagcaggagctggagagcCTGAGAGCCGTGCTGGAGATCAAGAACGAGAAACTGCACCAGCAGGACATCAAGCTGCTGAAGATGGAGAAACTG GTGGACCACAACGCGGCCTTGGTGGAGAAGCTGCAGCGACTTCAGCAGGAGAACGAAGAGCTGAAAGCCCGCATGGACAAGCACTTGGCATTCTCCAG GCAGCTTTCAACGGAGCAGGCAGTCCTGCAGGAGTCACTGGAGAAGGAGTCGAAGGTCAACAAGCGCCTGTCCATGGAGAATGAGGAGCTGCTATGGAAACTGCACAACGGCGACCTCTGCAGCCCCCGGagatcccccccggccccgcgggaccCCAGCCCCAGTTCCTCCCCGAGATGA
- the MTUS1 gene encoding microtubule-associated tumor suppressor 1 isoform X4, producing the protein MGCAGSGLCLYTPCAATQREEALKQRKAASQELATLREELVLASTAREQLERDKRDLQTTYEGLIQKLDQHYQADRTELEERLRDFYTAECEKLRTLCIREAENYKEQLQGQVDTLKTSHEAFKQACESSHAEKIDLLREEYETSLSEIKKSHEQERKSLEDSLLERRELLEKQILELQAENEAVGERLKQEEQRRLSREKADQNPQLMYLEQELESLRAVLEIKNEKLHQQDIKLLKMEKLVDHNAALVEKLQRLQQENEELKARMDKHLAFSRQLSTEQAVLQESLEKESKVNKRLSMENEELLWKLHNGDLCSPRRSPPAPRDPSPSSSPR; encoded by the exons ATGGGCTGTGCAGGCAGTGGGCTGTGCCTGTACACGCCGTGTGCCGCCACCCAG CGGGAGGAGGCACTCAAACAGCGCAAAGCCGCTTCGCAGGAACTGGCCACCCTGCGGGAAGAGCTAG TCTTGGCCTCGACCGCCCGAGAGCAGCTGGAGAGGGACAAGCGGGACCTGCAGACGACGTATGAAGGGTTAATTCAGAAGCTGGACCAACACTACCAGGCCGACCGGACCGAGCTGGAGGAGCGGCTCCGGGACTTCTACACCGCCGAGTGCGAGAAGTTGCGGACGCTGTGCATCCGGGAGGCTGAGAATTACAAGGAGCAGCTGCAGGGCCAG GTCGACACCCTGAAGACATCCCACGAGGCCTTCAAGCAGGCGTGCGAGTCCAGCCATGCGGAGAAAATAGACCTGCTGAGGGAGGAATACGAGACGTCGCTCTCGG AAATCAAGAAGAGCCACGAGCAGGAGAGGAAGTCTCTGGAAGACTCCCTACTAGAGAGACGGGAGCTGCTGGAG AAACAGATCCTCGAGCTCCAGGCCGAGAATGAGGCTGTCGGGGAGAGGCTGAAGCAGGAGGAACAGCGGAGGCTCTCCAGGGAGAAAGCAGATCAA AACCCCCAGCTCATGTacctggagcaggagctggagagcCTGAGAGCCGTGCTGGAGATCAAGAACGAGAAACTGCACCAGCAGGACATCAAGCTGCTGAAGATGGAGAAACTG GTGGACCACAACGCGGCCTTGGTGGAGAAGCTGCAGCGACTTCAGCAGGAGAACGAAGAGCTGAAAGCCCGCATGGACAAGCACTTGGCATTCTCCAG GCAGCTTTCAACGGAGCAGGCAGTCCTGCAGGAGTCACTGGAGAAGGAGTCGAAGGTCAACAAGCGCCTGTCCATGGAGAATGAGGAGCTGCTATGGAAACTGCACAACGGCGACCTCTGCAGCCCCCGGagatcccccccggccccgcgggaccCCAGCCCCAGTTCCTCCCCGAGATGA